The following nucleotide sequence is from Takifugu flavidus isolate HTHZ2018 chromosome 4, ASM371156v2, whole genome shotgun sequence.
CCATCAGCCTGGCTGGCTAAGCCTCAGGAATATCAACCAGCTGTCAGCTCTCTAATTctgtctccctccttcctgccatCGACCTCACGTCCTCCGTCTTTCTTGTTGACAGTGCACGGTGGTGTAATTATTTAATTCTAATATAGATATACAAGTACTGCTTTAgtggttgtttgttttattattggttcagtctggaggatccagagaaTTAATTTTAATAACTTCTACCAGAAAAAAGTAGAGAAAGGATGTCTGAAAACAATTTAttacccccccccttcctctctgtctctcttggtctctgtctctctctgtgagtgGACATGATTAAGAGATGATGGACAACCTGAAAACTGCCATGTCAGAGGCAGCGTGGATGAAGTCCAACTGTTCTGCTGTTGTCACCTCTGTCgtcatcagcaccatcagctcTTGCAGACGgtgaaacaggaaaatgaaaaatgtgccAGAAAAGGAATTTATTCTTAATGTTGGGAGTTAAATGAGGAAGCGAGGAGGTTAATTGGACTCTGCTTTGTTCGATTCAGCATGTTTGTCTATACTATGTATATGCAGAAGAAGATGACAGAAtgctaaatgttatttttatgtGGACATTTTGCTGCATGTTGGAACAGAATAGTTTTTAAGATTAAATTAATAACCACAAACTTTGTAAACAGGTTAATacttttggaggaaaaaagtTATCTAAGAAAATGTTTCATTGTTTTAATTCAACTGTAAGTCATAAATCATAATAAAGACTTTAAATATTGTCCTGAAAAACTAACCAGTTTCGTTGCTTAAGATTGACCTTTACTTCATAGATTTAAATTTAGATTGATGTGACTGTATAAGTTTTTAATTAATGGATTCCAGACATTTGCAGGCTTCTAAATAAAGTTTTCCACTgtggaaagtgttttttttaaacggtATCCAATGGTGACAGCTAACACAGGAGAATGGCTGTAGGAGTCTCTGTTGAAACTAAATCTTTGGCCCTTTGGTAACCATGGTAAGGATCTTTTGAGCTTTGTATGGGAATAAAATCCACTTTTTTTTCTATCATGATTTTTCTGACCATATTTAAGTTTTGTCTAGCAGCGTGGTGTAAAATGAAGCATTTGCTGTCTGCATAAACTGTGTCACTGATGAATGAGTGTGCTGAAATTATGGGCTGAGTGTTTATTTATGACTGATTGTTCATGCAGAGTACTAGTCTGCGGCCACTCAGACATACCTTCAGTCATATTTGGCTGAGGAAATGAGTCCTTATGTGCCAATAGAAAgtccttttctctgtctcttctaAATTCGCTGGAGATCTCAGGCCATACTTTTACTTTTTCAGTTTCCATGGATACCTCTGGCGAAGAAGTTGATTGGATGCAACAATAAACTCTGCCTCTTTCAAGTCTTTGACAAATTTGTCTCCAAACTGACAAATTTAGAGAGACTTGTGCAACCTGTGCATGCACATATGTGCCAATAAACCTGGTTTGACACATGCACACGCCATTGGGTGACAATGCAGCAGCGATCAATGTAATCTTCCTTCAGCCAAAGACAGAGTCACCATCTATCTGTCTAGGGAGATGAGCAGTGTGTGAATGCATGAAATCAATTTTGCATTCATTTAAGTAGCAGACAGCCGCAACTGTCTGGCTCCAGAAGTGCCCTCGGCTGTCAATATCTCTCAGTAACTTACAGAATCTTACAGTACAGAATATCCTTAGAAGTAAAGCACACAATAATACTGAAGCTGGTTTATCACAGTTGCATTTCATTGTGTATTTCTATTTGAAACTTTAACAGAAAAATCTGATCCGTGTTTACAGTCAAATACTGATTAAACACTCACAAAATCAGATTTATGTTTACTTTTTTGCGCGTGTGTGAGACCCACTAAATCGGTGCACAAATATGCTCAAATTGATTTTTGTCGCCACCCTAAGGGTAGGCGGATTTTGCCCCATCTTTAAAACTGAAATTTATGCccacaagtaaaaaaaaatcaagcaaCTACATATTTTAAGCTAACGAATATGTGGGaaatatattttcaaaatgCGTTTGTTTCGGAAACATAGTCAGTTAAAATGTTGATGCTCAAAAAATCGAGTAGGAACTTGCAATATGATCGGAACCCTTTTGCCTCTACAGATTTGACCGGAGTTTTTAGCAGCTGCACATGTGCTCAGCATCGCTTTCAGCACGCCATTGTGAAACAGTTTCGCTTTGCTAGCTCTCAGCTTTGGGCACACGTTCTTGTTTAACATATCTTTACTGGATTTTACGAAATAAGCAACTGGCACACAATGTCTACGGACTCTTGGGCCCAGGCGGTGGATGagcaagaagcagcagcagaatcggTAGATATTATGCAACACCGGCTAATCTAGCGACATTAGAGATATCAACATTAGAGAATGCATTAGGTCAATTATTTTGTTATTGTAACGAGATCACTCAACGCACACGGTCATTTTATCTTTATTACTGTACCATTGTATCACCGATTTTGTCCAGTTAATGTATCCCTGTAAACCTTAAATCTACCGGCGGCCCCGGGTTATCGTGAGAGCTAACTAGTTTGAGGCGATATGCTGCGCCCTCGGGAGTTGTTAGCTTTAGCGATTAGCGAAACACCAAGTAAACGACTGAAAACCCTCGATAAATTGCAAATAGGGAGGATTACCTATAGAGCAGTTTTACGAATGTAAATTCTATATTACCGTTAAATTACCGGTATAAAACCGTGCAGGCCTGGTACGATATTGTTTGTTATAAAAACTGCCAGTGACATGAAAGCCATCTTTTAGtgtacttttaaaaaatgaatgtttgaaAAGTAATTTCTCTGAGTGTATTTCCTTGCAGATTGGTAATcttcaaataaaagaaaggcCAGAGGAAAATGGTAAGTGCAACAAAATTCCCAAATCCAACACTTACAAATGTCGCGGTTAAAACCTGCATCTGATTGTAGGTACAACCGCCAATGCAACCAATATTGGAGCTGCAACACCGGATGCAACGGGAGACAAATCCACAGAAGATGACAAAGGTGAGTTATTGACGCTTGGAGTTAAAGATCTGCACCATTTTGCGAGAATTGCTCACATTCTTGATGgcctttcttcatttttttgacAAAATGCAACTCATTGCTGCCCAATTTGTTTTGCCAGACGACAGAGCGGCACAGTCATTGTTAAACAAACTGATACGAAGCAATCTTGTCAAAAACACCAATCAAGTGGAAGTTCTTCAGAAGGATCCCAACTCCCCGCTTTACTCCGTCAGGACTTTTGAGGAGTTACGGCTGTAAGTACCTACTGCAAATTGTTTCTTCATCTTCCTACATTTCCTGCggatattaaatattaattaatgACATTGTGGTCTTGATTGTCTGCATATAAAGCATCACAAATAAAGACACTGTCTCTTTGTCTTGGTTCCAGCAAACCACAGCTGCTTCAGGGTGTGTACAGCATGGGTTTTAACAGACCATCCAAAATCCAGGAGACTGCCTTACCCATGATGCTCGCTGAACCGTAAGTATGGACTGGGGTCCTCGGGCAAGCCAGAATGTCTGACAAGTCCTATCCAAAGGCTTTTATCTTTTCCGTGACCTTTTTAAAGTATATCGAATTGGATAGACTTTCAGGTGTTGAAGTTGTTTAAATGCTTTTCAGGGTGTATAATAtatgtttctttctttcagtccACAGAATCTTATCGCCCAGTCACAGTCGGGAACTGGTAAAACAGCCGCGTTTGTTCTGGCGATGCTCAGTCATGTGGATCCCAGTAGAAAATATCCTCAGGTTGGTTTTCATCTATCACCATCGGGAACATTTGCAGTGCCTATTATAGTGAATTTGAGTGTGTTGATGTCAATTActtcacatttgttttaatggccatttgatgttttttagtgcctgtgtgtgtcacccACGTATGAACTGGCACTTCAAACTGGGAAGGTGATAGAGCAGATGGGACAATACTATTCTGAGGTTAAACTAGTGTACGCCATCAGAGGAAATAAATGTAAGCTTTTTCttcaaaaactttatttattgttgcaTTTTCCCAGTTTAACTGTAGCTTCAATAATGATTCCTTGTTCCTTATGAATATCTCAGTGCCGAGAGGGACAAAGCTCCAGGAACAGATAGTTATTGGTACACCTGGCACGATGCTAGATTGGTGTGGGAAATTTAAGTTTTTTGACCCCAAAAAGATCCTGGTGTTTGTGCTGGATGAAGCTGACGTCATGATCGACACACAGGGTCACCAGGATCAGAGCATCCGGATCCAGAGGTGAGCATATTTAATGACTGACAGCTCCAGGATTTGATCTACAGCTTCAGTAACACTTCCTTTCCTCATCGTTGTCGACAGGATGCTGCCCCAGAGTTGCCAGATGTTACTTTTTTCTGCTACCTTTGAAGAGTCGGTGTGGAACTTTGCCAAGCGCATCGTGCCAGACCCCAACATCATCAAGttgaagagagaagaggaaacatTAGACACCATCAAGCAGTACTACGTGTTGTGCAACAGTAGAGAAGAAAAGTTCAAGGCCCTCTGCAACATCTACGGAGCTATCACCATCGCCCAGGCCATGATCTTCTGCCATGTGAGTCACGTTCTGGACACTTGGCAATCATGTCACATAGtccaaaaatgttattttattgtattttttaaaaaaaaatgctttttcctctctgtcattCAGACAAGGAAGACCGCAGGCTGGCTCGCTGGCGAGTTGTCCAGAGaaggccaccaggtggcgctacTTAGCGGGGAGatgcaggtggagcagagagctgctgtgaTTGAACGCTtcagggaaggaaaagagaaggtCCTGGTCACCACGAATGTTTGTGCTCGAGGTAAGAACTCGGTGCCAGGTCATCTAAAGCGGACATGTGCAGCCTGTTAAGCTTTCTTCCCTTCATAACCCTAAAGGTATCGATGTGGAGCAGGTGTCAGTGGTCATCAACTTTGACTTGCCGGTGGACAAAGACGGTAACCCAGACAACGAGACATACCTGCACAGGATTGGCCGCACGGGTCGGTTTGGCAAAAGGGGCCTGGCCATCAATATGGTGGACAGCAAGATGAGCATGAACATCCTCAACAAAATCCAGGAACATTTCAGTAAGTCTGATGTTCTCATTTTAGTGCGTAATGACTGTGTTTAAATCGGGGGGGCTGGAATTACGCTGACCCTCTTAACAAAACCTCCGCTTTCTCTTGTTCCTTGTTCCCAGATAAGAAAATTGAGAGATTAGACACAGATGATCTGGATGAAATTGAGAAAATCGCCAGCTAAAGGAGGCGGGCTGTTTACTGCAGGAGGATGGAGTCACCTTCCCCTCCCGCTCTACGAGGACAGTATGCTCCTGTAGTGTTTTAAgcttttatgtatttttttttcttttagccgTCAGATTGAGGAGCAAAACCACGAAGGCAGCACATGTTGACACCTGGAAACGTCTCCTGTCAGACATGTGTTTTCTGGAACATACCCCATTTCACTCTTTGTACCTCTTTAAATAAAGTCTGAGTTATTTACTGTGTATCCTGATCCAGCGAACGCAGCCGTGCACACGTCTGTGGTACCAAACACACGTGGATGTATTTAGATGTGTTTAATATTTGACACAAAATtgacctgctcctctgcaaagATATTTCCTAAAAAAGGGAATACACAATTTTACTTTTGCGCAACAGTGTTTGATTAGGAAAAGGTCTGTGTGATGGAATGTACCTGTACTGCGTAGACTGCGGCATTTAATTTGCTCCGTATTGACCAGAAGTACAAAGGGTGAATTTGGGTAAGCCGCTCGAACTGTTGGTTGGATCAGTGAGATAATGTGGAGATGGTAAAGG
It contains:
- the LOC130523712 gene encoding ATP-dependent RNA helicase DDX19A; protein product: MSTDSWAQAVDEQEAAAESIGNLQIKERPEENGTTANATNIGAATPDATGDKSTEDDKDDRAAQSLLNKLIRSNLVKNTNQVEVLQKDPNSPLYSVRTFEELRLKPQLLQGVYSMGFNRPSKIQETALPMMLAEPPQNLIAQSQSGTGKTAAFVLAMLSHVDPSRKYPQCLCVSPTYELALQTGKVIEQMGQYYSEVKLVYAIRGNKLPRGTKLQEQIVIGTPGTMLDWCGKFKFFDPKKILVFVLDEADVMIDTQGHQDQSIRIQRMLPQSCQMLLFSATFEESVWNFAKRIVPDPNIIKLKREEETLDTIKQYYVLCNSREEKFKALCNIYGAITIAQAMIFCHTRKTAGWLAGELSREGHQVALLSGEMQVEQRAAVIERFREGKEKVLVTTNVCARGIDVEQVSVVINFDLPVDKDGNPDNETYLHRIGRTGRFGKRGLAINMVDSKMSMNILNKIQEHFNKKIERLDTDDLDEIEKIAS